From a single Bacteroidota bacterium genomic region:
- a CDS encoding putative LPS assembly protein LptD: MNFQFSYCAYTSSSSFANLVRIKPFLLVLFLVIGKAILFAQQGTPILLNLDSLNNAKINISPIDSIKSDSTKAKSGFAKKDSSFIDSSSYLPRTGSAIKSKVKYSAQDSIVYNEFVKQLDLYGDAKVFYQDLSNQSEHITIDLNKNTISSLGRLDSLGNLVGTPQFKQGASDYKAVQITYNYVTKKGYLKEFKTKEGEGYVRGTNVKRDAENNFYIDGAYYTTCDAEHPHFYIASSKIKVIPGKKLITGPANFVIEGVRTPLILPFGIFPLKRGQQSGVIIPQYGIDAQRGPNLRQGGYYFGLGEKLDLTLLGDIFTNFSWLVNTKSNYNNRYRYNGFVNIQFGNNKYGNPDDATYYEQSTYSIGWNHAMDQRARPYTTFSANVNFVSSNFYAQNSFNRTQNFNSTSQSSIAYSKGFKNGRFNLSTNARIDQNLQTRTIAASFPNVTFTAAAFNPLKPKSKPEAEFWYEKINMSYTGTFTNSFTTTDTVLFKSRTQSEFKQFTDTAFRYGITHAIPINTSFKLFKFYVLSVNANYSETWAPTTIRKEFVNNTVENRLVSEFGRWFSFNTGASLSTKWYGMLTFKKGKIAAIRHVVDPSLGFSFTPDFSDNMFGFYRTVQIDSTGKTAKYSIFERSYGGQPNQGKIGNITFGLNNNLEMKIRTGKDTAMKETKIKLLESLSFGGAYNVFADSLNLSTISIAARTTLFKTLTVNTYATLDPYQNIVVQQGTLQRIQRVNQYYFNNDGSLGKITQANLNLGYGFSPQTFQGKRNVKEKRKKENERWGYENYELPWSLNLNYSIQYLANSYTDLTKTDYIQTLGFSGNVTLTKGWSVGYTSGYDFVNKKVSNLFIDLKRDLHCWVFTFSWSPIAPGGFSFFNFQINPKSTVLQELKFPKRKDYIDSRTY, translated from the coding sequence ATGAATTTTCAATTTTCATACTGCGCATATACAAGTAGCTCATCATTTGCCAACCTAGTAAGGATTAAACCTTTTTTGCTGGTACTATTTTTAGTAATAGGTAAGGCTATTTTATTTGCTCAGCAAGGTACACCTATACTGCTTAACTTAGACAGTTTAAATAATGCTAAAATAAACATTAGCCCAATAGATTCTATAAAATCAGACAGCACAAAAGCCAAAAGTGGTTTCGCCAAAAAGGATTCTTCTTTTATTGATTCCAGTAGTTACTTACCCAGAACAGGTTCTGCCATTAAATCGAAAGTGAAGTATTCAGCCCAGGATTCTATTGTATACAATGAATTTGTAAAACAGCTTGATTTGTATGGCGATGCCAAAGTGTTTTATCAGGATTTAAGTAACCAGTCAGAACATATTACCATTGATTTAAATAAAAATACCATATCAAGTTTAGGACGTTTAGACAGTTTGGGTAATTTAGTGGGTACACCACAGTTTAAGCAAGGTGCTTCCGATTACAAGGCTGTTCAGATTACTTATAACTATGTAACCAAAAAAGGGTATTTAAAAGAGTTTAAAACCAAAGAAGGCGAAGGTTATGTACGCGGTACTAATGTAAAACGCGATGCTGAAAATAATTTTTATATTGATGGTGCTTACTATACCACTTGCGATGCAGAGCATCCGCATTTTTATATAGCTTCCAGTAAAATAAAAGTTATTCCGGGCAAAAAATTAATTACAGGCCCGGCTAATTTTGTAATAGAAGGGGTAAGAACACCATTGATTTTACCTTTTGGTATTTTTCCATTAAAACGTGGTCAGCAGTCGGGCGTAATTATTCCGCAATACGGTATTGATGCACAACGCGGTCCTAATTTACGCCAAGGGGGGTATTATTTTGGTTTAGGCGAAAAATTAGACTTGACTTTATTGGGCGATATTTTTACCAATTTTAGTTGGCTTGTTAATACCAAAAGTAATTACAATAACCGTTACAGATACAATGGTTTTGTAAACATACAGTTTGGTAATAATAAATACGGTAACCCTGACGATGCTACTTATTACGAACAAAGCACTTATTCCATTGGTTGGAATCATGCCATGGACCAAAGAGCAAGGCCATATACTACATTCTCTGCCAATGTAAATTTTGTGAGTTCTAATTTTTATGCGCAAAATAGTTTTAACCGTACTCAAAACTTTAACTCTACTTCGCAGTCGAGTATAGCTTATAGCAAAGGTTTTAAAAACGGACGATTCAATTTGTCGACCAATGCGCGTATAGACCAGAATTTACAAACACGAACCATTGCTGCTAGTTTTCCGAATGTAACATTTACTGCGGCTGCTTTTAATCCGCTAAAACCAAAGTCGAAGCCGGAGGCTGAATTTTGGTACGAAAAAATAAACATGAGCTATACCGGAACATTTACCAATAGCTTTACTACCACCGATACGGTTTTGTTTAAAAGCCGTACCCAATCAGAGTTTAAACAGTTTACCGATACTGCTTTTAGATATGGTATTACCCATGCTATTCCTATCAATACCTCTTTTAAGTTATTTAAGTTTTATGTATTGAGTGTAAATGCCAATTACAGCGAAACATGGGCTCCAACAACCATTAGAAAAGAGTTTGTAAACAATACCGTTGAAAATAGATTGGTAAGTGAATTTGGACGTTGGTTTAGTTTTAATACCGGAGCATCGTTAAGTACCAAATGGTACGGAATGTTAACCTTTAAAAAGGGTAAAATAGCTGCTATTCGCCACGTAGTTGATCCAAGTCTTGGTTTTAGTTTTACGCCAGATTTTAGCGATAATATGTTTGGCTTTTATAGAACAGTACAAATTGATAGCACGGGTAAAACGGCTAAGTATTCTATTTTTGAAAGAAGTTACGGTGGACAGCCTAATCAGGGCAAAATTGGTAATATAACTTTTGGCTTAAACAATAATTTGGAAATGAAGATAAGAACGGGGAAAGATACAGCCATGAAAGAAACCAAAATTAAACTGTTAGAGAGTTTAAGCTTTGGTGGTGCGTATAATGTTTTTGCCGATTCCCTGAATTTGTCGACCATTAGTATAGCGGCAAGAACCACACTTTTTAAAACACTAACCGTAAATACTTATGCTACCCTAGACCCATACCAGAATATAGTGGTGCAACAAGGTACTTTGCAAAGAATACAAAGGGTTAATCAGTATTATTTTAACAACGATGGAAGTTTAGGTAAAATTACCCAAGCCAATTTAAATTTAGGTTATGGCTTCTCGCCACAAACATTTCAAGGCAAAAGAAATGTAAAAGAAAAACGTAAAAAAGAGAATGAGCGTTGGGGTTACGAAAACTATGAACTGCCTTGGAGTTTAAATTTAAATTACTCTATCCAGTATTTAGCCAATAGCTATACCGATTTAACCAAAACCGATTATATTCAAACTTTAGGCTTTAGCGGTAATGTAACCTTAACCAAAGGTTGGAGCGTTGGTTATACTTCAGGTTACGATTTTGTCAATAAAAAAGTATCTAATTTGTTTATTGATTTAAAACGCGATTTGCATTGCTGGGTATTTACATTTAGTTGGAGTCCTATTGCACCGGGTGGCTTCTCATTCTTTAACTTTCAAATCAATCCAAAATCAACCGTATTACAGGAGTTAAAGTTTCCTAAGCGTAAAGATTATATTGATAGCAGAACGTATTAA
- a CDS encoding peroxiredoxin — MTMLVGRKAPLFSADAVVNGGDFEENFSLEQYIGKKHVLFYFYPLDFTFVCPTEIIAFQERIADFESRNVQVIGCSIDSKFSHWAWLNTPQNDGGIQGVKYPLVADINKTIASNFGVLAGSYGYNENEDLIWIGNLGEAAVAYRGLFLIDKDGIVRHQVVNDMPLGRNIDEALRMIDALQFYEEKGEVCPANWEKGKDGMNATAEGVADYLSKH; from the coding sequence ATGACAATGTTAGTAGGCCGTAAGGCTCCTTTATTTAGCGCTGATGCCGTAGTAAACGGTGGCGATTTTGAAGAAAACTTTTCTCTAGAGCAATACATCGGTAAAAAACATGTTTTGTTTTATTTTTACCCGCTTGATTTTACTTTTGTTTGCCCTACCGAAATTATTGCTTTTCAAGAAAGAATAGCTGATTTTGAATCGCGTAACGTACAAGTAATTGGTTGCAGTATCGACAGTAAATTTAGCCATTGGGCATGGTTAAATACACCACAAAACGATGGCGGTATTCAAGGTGTTAAGTACCCTTTGGTAGCTGATATTAACAAAACTATTGCCAGCAATTTTGGCGTATTGGCAGGTTCGTACGGTTACAACGAAAACGAAGACTTAATTTGGATAGGTAACTTAGGTGAAGCAGCTGTTGCTTACCGCGGTCTTTTCTTAATTGACAAAGATGGTATTGTACGCCATCAGGTAGTTAACGATATGCCTTTGGGTCGTAATATTGATGAAGCTTTACGTATGATTGATGCTTTACAGTTTTATGAAGAAAAAGGCGAAGTTTGTCCTGCTAACTGGGAAAAAGGTAAAGACGGTATGAACGCAACTGCTGAAGGTGTAGCTGATTATTTAAGCAAACACTAA
- a CDS encoding N-acetylmuramoyl-L-alanine amidase, with translation MPLFLLLISIAAAFPALNKKQVKTIVIDAGHGGHDPGCQYGGAREKDVTLKIALEIGKKISEELSDVKVIYTRQTDKFVELWERANIANRNQADLFISIHCNANKNIKVSGTETFAMGLHKANDNLEISKRENEVILLESDYEEKYEGFDPNSPETHIILSLHQNAYLDKSIDLASRIEKNFLKNNVNTSRGVKQAGFVVLWKTKMPSILIETGFLSNKNDRQLLTSKEGVEKIATNITLSVSEFKQYVENLHSTNK, from the coding sequence GTGCCACTATTTTTATTGTTGATATCTATAGCAGCCGCATTTCCAGCGCTTAATAAAAAACAAGTAAAAACCATTGTAATTGATGCCGGGCATGGCGGACATGACCCTGGTTGCCAATATGGGGGAGCCAGAGAAAAAGATGTAACCCTCAAAATTGCCCTTGAAATAGGTAAAAAAATAAGTGAAGAACTTTCCGATGTAAAAGTTATATACACCCGCCAAACCGATAAGTTTGTGGAGCTTTGGGAGCGTGCTAATATTGCCAATCGCAACCAAGCCGACTTGTTTATTTCTATTCATTGCAATGCCAATAAAAACATAAAGGTCAGTGGCACTGAAACTTTCGCTATGGGTTTACACAAAGCCAACGACAATTTGGAAATTTCGAAACGCGAAAATGAAGTAATATTGTTGGAAAGCGATTACGAAGAAAAATATGAAGGTTTTGACCCAAACTCCCCTGAAACGCATATTATTTTATCGTTACACCAAAATGCATACCTTGATAAAAGTATTGACTTGGCTTCACGTATTGAAAAAAACTTTTTGAAAAACAATGTAAATACCAGCAGGGGTGTTAAACAAGCCGGTTTTGTGGTACTTTGGAAAACAAAAATGCCAAGTATTTTAATTGAAACCGGATTTTTATCAAACAAAAACGACAGGCAATTGCTAACAAGTAAGGAAGGCGTTGAGAAAATAGCTACTAACATTACTCTGTCAGTAAGCGAGTTTAAGCAATACGTTGAGAATTTGCATTCAACTAACAAATAG
- a CDS encoding MlaD family protein: protein MKLSKEAKVGLFVAIAITFLYLGYNFLRGKKLFSSYSTYYAVYNNVEGIVTSTAVFVNGFKVGQVEEISMPDMLKTDSIVVKLFIQSRIQIKANSTALITKSGLFDGNVISISFDEKPADILKDGSFIFGAREEDLFTSINNMVAPIKTKSEHVLVTLDKVLNSLQQVFNEKGTQNLTNSVVDLSGALRALRITSEQLSAIVSENGNNLTKTLNNVHTISNTFAKNNDEINRTIKNFGKLSDSLANSDIKKTLDNLAIVTEQLATITQKMNKGEGTLGKLVNDKELYDNLNKSTKELNLLLKDMQRYPGRYVNVSVFGGPAKESDKKREKDIKEGKYKPE, encoded by the coding sequence GTGAAATTAAGTAAAGAAGCTAAAGTTGGGTTATTTGTGGCCATTGCCATTACCTTTTTATACCTAGGATATAATTTTTTAAGAGGAAAAAAACTTTTCTCATCATACAGCACTTATTATGCAGTTTATAACAACGTAGAAGGTATTGTTACCTCTACCGCTGTGTTTGTAAACGGTTTTAAAGTTGGGCAGGTAGAAGAAATAAGCATGCCTGATATGCTAAAAACTGATAGTATAGTAGTGAAGCTTTTTATACAAAGCCGCATACAAATTAAAGCTAACTCTACCGCACTTATTACCAAATCTGGCTTATTTGACGGTAATGTAATTAGCATTAGCTTTGATGAAAAGCCTGCCGATATTTTAAAAGACGGTTCTTTTATTTTTGGTGCCCGCGAAGAAGATTTGTTTACTTCTATTAACAACATGGTTGCGCCCATTAAAACCAAAAGTGAGCATGTACTGGTTACATTGGATAAGGTATTGAATTCGCTACAACAGGTATTTAACGAAAAAGGAACACAAAACTTAACCAATAGTGTGGTTGATTTAAGCGGTGCTTTGCGTGCTTTGCGTATAACATCGGAACAACTGAGTGCCATTGTAAGTGAAAACGGAAATAACTTAACCAAAACGTTAAATAACGTTCACACCATTTCAAATACTTTTGCTAAAAACAATGATGAAATAAACAGAACGATTAAAAACTTTGGTAAACTAAGTGATTCATTAGCCAACTCTGATATTAAGAAAACCCTTGATAATCTGGCTATAGTAACAGAACAACTGGCTACTATAACACAAAAAATGAACAAAGGCGAAGGTACTTTAGGTAAGTTAGTAAACGATAAAGAACTTTATGACAACTTAAATAAAAGCACCAAAGAGCTGAATTTGTTGTTAAAGGATATGCAACGTTATCCAGGTCGTTATGTAAACGTTTCTGTATTCGGAGGTCCTGCAAAAGAATCGGATAAAAAACGTGAAAAGGATATAAAAGAAGGTAAGTACAAACCTGAATAA
- a CDS encoding Fic family protein, translated as MRYIHQNTTWPNFTWSQEELQFLLGTVRNLQGKLMGKMESIGFNLKSEALLQTLSLDVIKSSEIEGEILNAEQVRSSIARKLRMDISGLVPSDRHTDGMVDMMLDATQNFSETLTKKRLFAWHAALFPLGKSSMYEITVAKWRNDSTGPMQVVSGAMGKERVHFEAPDSALLEKEMSRFITWFNKEKKLDPVIKAAVAHLWFITIHPFDDGNGRVARALTHMLLARSDNSSQRFYSMSAQIRIERKMYYDILEKTQKGNLDITNWLQWFLKCMLNALNNTDSAFNKIILKAKFWKKYETTNFNDRQKLLINKLLDGFDGKLSSSKWAKIAKCSADTALRDIQDLINKGVLKKDGAGGRSTNYELNADNFTD; from the coding sequence ATGCGCTATATACATCAAAATACCACTTGGCCTAACTTTACCTGGAGCCAGGAAGAGTTGCAGTTTTTACTGGGAACAGTAAGAAACTTACAGGGGAAGCTAATGGGTAAAATGGAGTCGATAGGGTTTAATTTAAAGAGCGAAGCATTGCTGCAAACACTTTCTTTGGATGTTATAAAATCGAGCGAGATAGAAGGCGAAATATTAAATGCTGAACAGGTACGCTCATCAATAGCACGTAAACTGAGAATGGATATATCAGGCTTGGTTCCTTCGGATAGACATACGGATGGAATGGTAGATATGATGCTTGATGCCACTCAAAATTTTTCAGAAACACTTACTAAAAAACGTTTGTTTGCCTGGCATGCAGCACTCTTTCCTTTGGGTAAAAGCAGCATGTATGAAATAACGGTAGCGAAATGGCGCAATGATTCAACTGGACCTATGCAAGTAGTATCCGGTGCTATGGGAAAAGAAAGGGTACATTTTGAAGCTCCTGATTCTGCTCTTTTAGAAAAGGAAATGAGCCGTTTTATAACTTGGTTTAACAAAGAAAAAAAATTAGACCCTGTAATAAAAGCAGCAGTAGCCCATTTATGGTTTATAACTATCCATCCGTTTGACGATGGCAATGGACGTGTAGCACGCGCTTTAACGCATATGCTTTTGGCCAGGTCTGATAATAGCTCTCAACGGTTTTACAGTATGTCGGCACAAATACGCATAGAACGTAAAATGTATTATGATATATTGGAGAAAACACAGAAAGGTAATTTAGATATAACCAATTGGTTGCAGTGGTTTTTAAAATGTATGCTCAATGCACTTAACAATACGGATAGTGCTTTTAATAAAATAATACTAAAAGCCAAGTTCTGGAAAAAGTATGAAACCACTAATTTTAACGACAGGCAAAAGCTATTAATCAATAAATTACTGGATGGTTTTGACGGAAAATTAAGTTCATCAAAATGGGCTAAAATAGCCAAATGCTCTGCTGATACTGCTTTAAGGGATATACAGGATTTAATAAACAAAGGGGTATTGAAAAAAGATGGAGCAGGTGGTAGAAGTACTAATTACGAATTAAACGCTGACAACTTCACGGATTAA
- a CDS encoding MATE family efflux transporter, with protein sequence MQKLLTIYRPYFKNILHLSWPIIIGQVGIVLMGVADTIMIGRIDATNLAAAGLANAIYFLITILGMGTLTAVSPLIAKAKAEGNIPECVNYFKASMLVALCLSVFIFTVNAVLSFNLHWFKQQSNVIPLAQEFLQLLNYSTLPLLLYLSVKQFSDGLSITAPSAVITIVALSLNILLNYIFIYGNWGFAALGLKGAGYATIVARSLMFVSMLLYVLFHKQYKPYLLKTTTAVKNQFVAILKVGLPSGFQYFFEVGAFATAAIIIGWIGKDEQAAHTIAINLASLTYMVATGFSAATGISVGDAYGRKNKTDMLFAGKAGIFLGAIFMGFCAIIFTLFNQFIVELTVNEHEVQTITAGLLYIAAMFQLSDGVQAVSLGALRGLADTKVPTVITIIAYWVIGIPLGYYFTFPLNLGLYGIWYGLSIGLTFSAIFLCIRFVREVKSLKL encoded by the coding sequence GTGCAGAAATTATTAACCATATACAGACCCTATTTTAAAAATATTTTACATTTAAGCTGGCCCATTATTATTGGCCAGGTGGGTATAGTATTAATGGGTGTAGCCGATACTATTATGATTGGCAGGATAGATGCGACCAATTTAGCAGCAGCTGGTTTGGCCAATGCTATTTATTTTTTAATTACTATTTTAGGTATGGGTACTTTAACTGCTGTATCGCCTTTAATAGCGAAAGCCAAGGCCGAAGGCAATATTCCTGAATGTGTTAATTATTTTAAGGCATCCATGTTAGTGGCCTTGTGTTTATCCGTATTTATTTTTACGGTTAATGCTGTCTTAAGTTTCAATTTACATTGGTTTAAACAGCAAAGCAATGTTATTCCTTTGGCGCAGGAGTTTTTGCAATTGCTTAACTATAGTACTTTGCCATTATTACTTTATTTATCAGTTAAACAATTTAGCGATGGTTTATCCATTACCGCGCCTTCGGCAGTTATAACAATAGTGGCTTTGTCATTGAATATTTTATTAAACTATATTTTTATTTATGGTAATTGGGGTTTTGCTGCATTGGGTTTAAAAGGTGCCGGTTATGCCACTATTGTTGCCCGTAGTTTAATGTTTGTGAGTATGCTATTGTATGTGTTGTTTCATAAGCAATACAAACCCTATTTGCTTAAAACAACAACGGCTGTAAAAAACCAGTTTGTAGCTATTTTAAAAGTAGGCTTGCCTAGCGGATTTCAATACTTTTTTGAAGTAGGTGCTTTTGCTACTGCGGCTATTATTATTGGCTGGATTGGCAAAGACGAACAAGCTGCTCATACCATAGCTATTAATTTAGCTTCGCTAACCTATATGGTGGCAACAGGTTTTTCAGCAGCAACAGGCATATCCGTTGGCGATGCCTATGGAAGAAAAAATAAAACGGATATGTTGTTTGCCGGTAAAGCGGGTATTTTTTTAGGAGCAATATTCATGGGTTTTTGTGCCATTATTTTTACCCTGTTTAACCAGTTTATAGTAGAGCTAACGGTAAACGAACATGAAGTACAAACCATTACAGCAGGTTTGCTTTATATAGCAGCCATGTTTCAGTTAAGTGATGGGGTACAAGCAGTAAGCTTAGGTGCTTTGCGTGGTTTAGCTGATACAAAAGTACCAACCGTTATTACCATTATAGCTTATTGGGTTATAGGTATTCCTTTGGGTTACTATTTTACGTTTCCGTTAAACTTAGGTTTATATGGTATTTGGTATGGCTTAAGTATAGGTTTAACCTTTTCAGCCATATTCCTGTGCATCCGTTTTGTACGTGAAGTAAAATCGTTAAAGTTATAA